In Geminocystis sp. NIES-3709, a single genomic region encodes these proteins:
- a CDS encoding DUF2993 domain-containing protein, whose product MLLNKFDNIGEKTINKIAEMAFKSQIKDAQHLSVQVKTDPQKLAKGVLESLDIDGYGLVMQKNFRLEKMRITLNNIAVSPFKALMGNVQLTQPSEGDACIILNEKDIETALNIDNLNQKLQKYDIFYQNRPVGVTFFRVDCRILGDGRVAIKAKLKISETNSIESVCLVIKPRICTHGQSILMDEVECTQGQQFSSILTDAILEESTKIFNLDSLLMDGISFKMNYISMEEGKFNVLAIAGITHLPKV is encoded by the coding sequence ATGTTACTAAACAAGTTTGACAATATCGGCGAAAAAACTATCAATAAAATTGCGGAAATGGCTTTTAAAAGCCAAATTAAAGATGCTCAACATTTGAGTGTACAAGTGAAAACTGATCCGCAAAAATTAGCTAAAGGAGTTTTAGAGTCTTTAGATATTGACGGTTATGGTTTAGTGATGCAAAAAAACTTCAGATTAGAAAAAATGAGGATTACGTTAAATAATATTGCCGTTAGTCCTTTTAAGGCTTTGATGGGGAATGTACAATTAACTCAACCCAGTGAAGGTGATGCGTGTATTATCCTCAATGAAAAAGACATCGAAACGGCTTTAAATATTGATAATCTTAATCAAAAGTTGCAAAAATATGATATTTTTTATCAAAATCGTCCGGTAGGAGTAACGTTTTTTCGAGTTGATTGTCGTATTTTAGGGGATGGAAGGGTTGCCATTAAAGCAAAATTGAAAATTTCAGAAACTAATTCGATCGAAAGTGTGTGTTTAGTAATTAAACCTCGTATTTGTACTCATGGTCAAAGTATTTTAATGGATGAAGTGGAATGTACTCAAGGACAACAATTTTCATCTATCTTAACTGATGCCATCTTAGAAGAATCAACCAAAATCTTTAACCTAGATAGTTTATTAATGGATGGAATTTCCTTTAAAATGAATTATATTTCTATGGAAGAGGG